In the Chlamydiota bacterium genome, CTCGCCGCGGCGGTGGAGGAGTTCCTGAAGGACCGGCTTGAGGCCGCCCTGCTCGTCAAGGGCAAGAAGAACCGCGAGGCGAGCCTCGAGGCGCTGCGTCTCGAGACGGTCGCGGCGGCCCGGGAGCGGTTCCCTGAGGCGGAGGAGGGGGCGGTCTCGGCGCTCTTCGACGCCGCCGAGCACCGCATGGTGCGCCTCCTCATCCTCTCCAAGGGGCTCCGCGTGGACGGCAGGGGGGTCGACGAGATCCGCCCGATCAGCTGCGAGGTGGGATTCCTGCCCCGGACGCACGGCAGCGCCCTCTTCACCCGGGGGGAGACGCAGGTGCTCGCGATGACGACGCTCGGGACGCCGCAGGACGCGCAGCGCCTCGAGGCGTACGAGGGCGAGTCCTCGAAGAGCTTCATGCTGCACTACAACTTCCCTCCGTACTGCGTCGGGGAGACGAAGCCGGTGCGCGGCCCCGCACGGCGCGAGATCGGCCACGGCAACCTCGCCGAGCGCGCGCTCCTCGGCGTGGTCCCCAAGGAGTACGAGTACACGGTGCGGATCGTCTGCGACGTGCTGGAGTCCAACGGCTCGTCGTCGATGGCGAGCGTCTGCGGCGGGAGTCTCTCCCTGATGGACGCGGGCGTGACGATGTCCGCGGCGGTCGCGGGCATCGCGATGGGGCTGGTGCAGGAGGGGAGCCGGTTCGCCGTCCTCACCGACATCCTCGGCTCCGAGGATGCCTGCGGGGACATGGATTTCAAGGTGGCGGGGACGCGCAAGGGGATCACGGCGTTCCAGCTCGACAGCAAGATCAAGGGGATCGGCACCGAGGTGCTCGCCCAGGCGCTCGAGAAGGCGCATGTCGGCAGGCTCGTCATCCTCGACATCATGGACCGCGCCATCTCCCAGCCGCGCCCCGAGGTGTCGAAGTACGCCCCCCGCATCGTCAAGCTGAAGATCCCGATCGACAAGATCGGCGACCTGATCGGCCCCAAGGGCAAGTTCATCAAGAAGATCTGCCAGGACACGGGCGCCCAGATCGACGTCGAGGACGACGGTACGGTCAGCGTCTCCTCCAACACCCCCGAGAGCCTCGCCCAGGCGGTCGAGGAGGTCAGGCGCCGCACCGCGGAGGTGGAGGTGGGCAAGATCTATCCCGGAATCGTCAAGAACGTCCTGGATTTCGGCGCGTTCGTGGAGGTGATGCCCGGGAAGGAGGGGCTCGTCCACATCTCCAAGCTCGCCGACCACCGGGTGGCGAAGGTCACCGACGTCGTGAACATCGGCGACCAGATCGATGTCAAGGTGACGGGGATCGACGAGCAGGGGCGCATCAACCTGTCCCGCAAGGCGGTGCTCACCGGCAAGGACGACCCGGAGGAGGAGCGCCGGCCGCCGCGCAGGCCGTTCAGGCCGCGCGGGCGTAGGTAGGGGTCCCGCGCCCCCGCGGGTCCGACGTGGCGCCCGGCGGCTGCGGCTGCCGGGCGCCGTGGCGCCCGCCCGCCCGAGGAGGCATGCCCGGATGAGGATCATCTACGCAGTCCTGTTCTGGATGCTCTCCCTCCTGCTCTTCCTCAGCCTCTACACCTACGACCCGATGGACGTGCGGTACTACACCACGCAGCCGAACAGCCCGCCGTTCAACAGCGTGGGGAT is a window encoding:
- a CDS encoding polyribonucleotide nucleotidyltransferase; protein product: MVHRVSTTLNGKELIIETGKLAKQAHGACTVRYGDTVVLCTVTAAPRPREGASFFPLTVDYREKTSAAGMFPGGFIKREGRPTEKEILTMRLTDRPLRPLFPKGFRREVQIMNAVLSADNDNDPDVLSVVGAAAACLLSPLPFTEAVGCVRIGRNDGRWIVNPSYAEIDASDIELVVAGTADAVVMVEGSASEISEADMVQALSVAHEEIKRIAAALVELQSKAGAAKEEAEAAAQPDQALAAAVEEFLKDRLEAALLVKGKKNREASLEALRLETVAAARERFPEAEEGAVSALFDAAEHRMVRLLILSKGLRVDGRGVDEIRPISCEVGFLPRTHGSALFTRGETQVLAMTTLGTPQDAQRLEAYEGESSKSFMLHYNFPPYCVGETKPVRGPARREIGHGNLAERALLGVVPKEYEYTVRIVCDVLESNGSSSMASVCGGSLSLMDAGVTMSAAVAGIAMGLVQEGSRFAVLTDILGSEDACGDMDFKVAGTRKGITAFQLDSKIKGIGTEVLAQALEKAHVGRLVILDIMDRAISQPRPEVSKYAPRIVKLKIPIDKIGDLIGPKGKFIKKICQDTGAQIDVEDDGTVSVSSNTPESLAQAVEEVRRRTAEVEVGKIYPGIVKNVLDFGAFVEVMPGKEGLVHISKLADHRVAKVTDVVNIGDQIDVKVTGIDEQGRINLSRKAVLTGKDDPEEERRPPRRPFRPRGRR